The Deltaproteobacteria bacterium GWC2_65_14 genome contains the following window.
TTCCTTCCCAAACGAATCGTGGCATCGCGTCCTCCGCGCTTCTTCCCTACGCTCTCCTGCCGGCGCCAGGCCCGGCGGCCTGGGACGTCGACAGCAGGTTGCGGAATTCCTCGGGGTCGGTGCTGCGCCCGACCGCGTCGTCGAGGGAGATGTCCCGCCGCAGATAGGCGGCGAGCAGCGACTGGTTCATGGTCTGCATGCCGTACTTGGCCTGCCCCACCTGCATCTGGGAGTAGATCTGGTGGACCTTCTCCTCCCGGATCAGGTTCCGGATGGCGGCGTTGGGAACCATGACCTCCAGCGCGAGCATCCGTCCCGACCCGGAGGCCTTCGGGATCAGGATCTGCGAGACCACCCCCTCCAGGACGAAGGAGAGCTGGGCGCGGACCTGGGGCTGCTGGTAGGGGGGGAACACATCCAGGATCCGGTTGATCGTCTGGACGCAGGAATTCGTGTGCAAGGTGGCGAACACCAGGTGACCGGTCTCCGCCACGGTGAGTGCGGCCTCGATCGTTTCGAGGTCGCGCATCTCCCCGATGAGCACGATGTCGGGATCCTGCCGGAGGATGTACTTCAGCGCCTTCTTGAAGCTCTGGGTGTCCGCGTTCACTTCCCGCTGGTTCACGAGGCACTTCTTGTGCGGGTGGAGGTACTCGATCGGGTCCTCGATGGTGACGATGTGCTCCTGCCGCTCGTTGTTCACCTTGTCGATCATCGCAGCGAGCGTGGTCGACTTCCCGGAGCCGGTCGGACCGGTCACCAGGACCAGCCCCCGCGGCTTCTTGCACAGGTCCTTGAGCACCGACGGGAGGCCGAGCTCGTCGAAACTGCGGACCCGGAAGGGGATCGTCCGGAAGGCCCCCGCCACCGCCCCGCGCTGCATGTAGAGGTTCGCCCGGAAGCGGCTCAGTCCCTTGATCCCGAACGAGAGATCGAGCTCCATCTCCTCCTCGAACCGCTGCTTCTGGGCCTCGGTGAGGATGCTGTAGCAGAGGCGCTTCGTGTCCTGGGGGGAAAGCGGCTCGGATGATGTCGGCAGGAGGCGCCCGTCCACCCGGACCGTCGGGGAGATCCCCGTCGTGATGTGGAGGTCCGAGCCCCCCTTCTCGTACATCTCGCTGAGCAGTTCGTGCATGGATAGCATGGATGCCTCTCCTTGAGCCGGCTAATCCGGCGCAGTGACCCGCAGCACTTCCTCGAGGGTGGTCATCCCTTCCTCCACCTTCGAGAGCCCGGCCTGCCGGAGCGTCTTCATCTCCAGCCTCATCGCTTCGCGCTTGATGTCGAGGCCGGAGCCCCCGCGCAGGACGAGGTCCTTGACCTCATCCCGGAAGGGCATCACCTCGTAGAGGGCGACCCGTCCCCGGAATCCGGTCTCGTTGCATTCGTCGCAGCCCTTCCCGCGGAGGGGCCGCACGAACTTCAGCCGCTCCGGCTTCATCCCGGCGTCGGTGAGCGCCTTCGGCGGGATCTTGATCTCCTCCTTGCAGTTCCCGCACACCCGCCTGGAGAGCCGCTGGGCCAGGATCAGGTTCACGGAGGAGGTCACCAGGAACGGCTCGATCCCCATGTTCAGCAGCCGGGAGATCGTGCTCGGCGCGTCGTTCGTGTGGAGCGTGGAGAGGACCAGGTGGCCGGTGAGGGCCGCCTTGACCCCGATCTCCGCCGTCTCGTAATCCCGGATTTCCCCCACCATGATGATGTCCGGGTCCTGCCGGAGGAAGGAGCGCAACGCCGAGGCGAAGGTGAGCCCGATCTCCTCCTTGATCTGGACCTGGTTGATCCCCGCGAAGTTGAACTCGACCGGATCCTCGCAGGTGGAGATGTTGTCGCTGGTCTTGTTCAGGTCCGAGAGGGCGGAGTAGAGGGTGGTGGTCTTCCCGGACCCGGTCGGCCCCGTGACCAGGACCATCCCGTACGGGCGATGGATCGCCTCGGTGAAGTGCGACAACTGCTCCTTCTCGAAGCCGAGTTTCGTCATGTCGAGCTGCAGGGTGCTCTTGTCCAGCAGGCGGAGCACGATCTTCTCGCCGTAGATCGTCGGAAGGACGGAGACGCGGAAGTCCATCTCCCTCCCCTTGCCGATCTTGAGCTTGATCCGGCCGTCCTGGGGAAGGCGGCGCTCCGCGATGTCGAGGCTCGCGAGGATCTTCACCCGCGAGGAGAGGGCGTTCCGCATCTTCAGCGGCGGCCGCATCACCTCGTAGAGCACCCCGTCGACCCGGAACCGGATGCGGAACTCCTTCTCGTAGGGCTCGATGTGGATGTCCGAGGCCCGCCGCTTGATCGCGTCGGTCAGGATGAAGTTCACGAGCTTGACGACGGGGGCGTCGTCCACCCCCCGCTCCAGCTCGCCGATGTCGACCTCCTCCTCCCGTACGACCTCCAGCTCCTCGTCGAGCTCCGAAATGATGTCCTTGAACTCGAGGGAGCGGTCGAAGAACTTGTTGATCGCGGAGGAGATGTCCTTCTCGGAGGCGAGCACCAGCTCGACCCCGTATCCGGTCTTGAATCCGATGGCGTCCAGGATCCCGATGTTCGAGGGGTCCGCCACGGCGACGATCAGCTTCGCTCCGACCCGGTTGATCGGCAGGGCCAGGTGCTTCTGGACCATGTCCTCCGGAAGGAGGCGGACCACCTCGGGGTTGATCTCGTACTTGGAGAGGTCGACGACGGGAATGTTGAACTGCCGGCCCAGGAAGGAAAGCAGTTCGGGCTCCTTGATCGCTCCCGCCTTGACGAGGACGGTCCCGATCCGCTCCTTGCTCCGCTTCTGCGCCTCGAGGGCGCTGCGGAGCTGATCCGTGGTGATCAGGTTCCCCTTCAGGAGCATCTCACCGATTTTTGTGGCCATCACCGACATTTCAAATGCACCTAATTATACCTAAATTACGTTAAATTTATAATTCCCCGGGGTCCCTGTCAAGCGCCAACCCTCCACCCCTCGCGGAAATGGCCCCGCGCGCAAAAGCAAGAAA
Protein-coding sequences here:
- a CDS encoding type IV pili twitching motility protein PilT; protein product: MLSMHELLSEMYEKGGSDLHITTGISPTVRVDGRLLPTSSEPLSPQDTKRLCYSILTEAQKQRFEEEMELDLSFGIKGLSRFRANLYMQRGAVAGAFRTIPFRVRSFDELGLPSVLKDLCKKPRGLVLVTGPTGSGKSTTLAAMIDKVNNERQEHIVTIEDPIEYLHPHKKCLVNQREVNADTQSFKKALKYILRQDPDIVLIGEMRDLETIEAALTVAETGHLVFATLHTNSCVQTINRILDVFPPYQQPQVRAQLSFVLEGVVSQILIPKASGSGRMLALEVMVPNAAIRNLIREEKVHQIYSQMQVGQAKYGMQTMNQSLLAAYLRRDISLDDAVGRSTDPEEFRNLLSTSQAAGPGAGRRA
- a CDS encoding type IV-A pilus assembly ATPase PilB, whose translation is MATKIGEMLLKGNLITTDQLRSALEAQKRSKERIGTVLVKAGAIKEPELLSFLGRQFNIPVVDLSKYEINPEVVRLLPEDMVQKHLALPINRVGAKLIVAVADPSNIGILDAIGFKTGYGVELVLASEKDISSAINKFFDRSLEFKDIISELDEELEVVREEEVDIGELERGVDDAPVVKLVNFILTDAIKRRASDIHIEPYEKEFRIRFRVDGVLYEVMRPPLKMRNALSSRVKILASLDIAERRLPQDGRIKLKIGKGREMDFRVSVLPTIYGEKIVLRLLDKSTLQLDMTKLGFEKEQLSHFTEAIHRPYGMVLVTGPTGSGKTTTLYSALSDLNKTSDNISTCEDPVEFNFAGINQVQIKEEIGLTFASALRSFLRQDPDIIMVGEIRDYETAEIGVKAALTGHLVLSTLHTNDAPSTISRLLNMGIEPFLVTSSVNLILAQRLSRRVCGNCKEEIKIPPKALTDAGMKPERLKFVRPLRGKGCDECNETGFRGRVALYEVMPFRDEVKDLVLRGGSGLDIKREAMRLEMKTLRQAGLSKVEEGMTTLEEVLRVTAPD